The Verrucomicrobiota bacterium DNA segment TTCTGCCGCTGCTGTGCTTGGCTCGACGCGCTCATTGACATTCTCCACGATGTCGTCAAAACGGAAGCGCTTCCAGCCCTTACGGTCAAACAGGGGGAGTTTGGCCCATTGGGGATTGGGCTTGAGCTTGGCGAGGGATGGAATTTCTTTGGTCATCTTCGACTGCGACTAAAAATCTTCTGGGTTCACGACATTGTTTCGCAAATCGTTCACGCGTTGCGCCAGGAAAGCAATGAGTGCGGCATTTGCGAGGATTCCAGCGACCAGCATGGATTCCCAGTTGTTCAATGAGCCATAGTGGATGTCTTTCTTGTTAAGAGCGTCGGCAACAGCCTGGGTCAGGGCTTGGGCGGATACCTGGCCCGCTGGCAAGGTGAAGTAGTGTTCTGGCCGACGGCCTATCTTGACCCATGTAGCTTCACAAAAATCAAGAACTTGGGTTTTCAAAACCACATTATCTACGTGGTAGCGCACGGCGGCAAAGTCCGGGTGGTTGTTCGGCAGCACCACCATCAGTTGCATCGCTGGCCTGCGGAATCCTTGCTGTTGCGTTTGCTGGATGTCAGCACGGGCCAACCGCTGATTCAAAATTACATCGTAGTAGGGATGCAGAACACGTTGCCCTGGTCCCACGCCGACCAAATTATCTTGCCGTTTCGTGTTGCAAAGACACGCCGGAACCAAGTTCAAACTGAAGAACGCAAGTTCGGGAAAATCCACTTTGGGGAAAACGTGATCCAACGTGCCTGTTCCCAAACTACCGCACATCGGGCACACATCCGGCGAACCTTTCTCACGGATTTTTTTCAAGAACGGGCGAAGCACCGCTGGCGGAGTTTTGTAGTGCTGGAGAAGGGCATTGACCAAGCCGTCGTCCATATTAAGAGCCGCTGGTGCGCCAGCGGCGATGGCATTGCCATTCACCCGGCGGTAGGCGGCATAACTGTGGAGAATTTCCCTGACGTGCTGGCGAAGCGCCGGGTAACTCGCAACCAAACGATTCCGTGCCAGCGAACGTAAATTCGCCACGTCAGGAACTTGTGGTTGCTGGAGTTGTTTCACGTCACTTGGCTTTTGTCAGATCCGCGCGCTGCAAACTCATTAACGCCTCGGTTGATACTTCTTCTTCCAGCAGTTTCATAACTTTCGGAGCTTGGCCAGGCTTCGCGACCAGATGAGCGCGAACTTGGGCAAGCAGCGAACCAAAATAAGCGTCTTCAAAAACAAAATGAGATATTTCGCCAATGTCAGCACCCAATGTCTTCAACCTCGGTGTCACGGCTTCGATTTGGTTATCGGCGACTTGCCGCAGAACAATCACCTGAGACCGAGTTACTTCGCGAACGAAATAGGCGGAATGTGTAGCCAGGATTGCAACTGACCCCGTTTCTTCCAAAAGCTTATCCAGCAAACGAACAAAGTCTGAAATAAAATTAGGATGAAGGTGGGTCTCGGGTTCATCACACAAAATCAGAGTTCCATTTTCAATATACAAACAGGCCTGAATCGCAAAGCGAATAAACGTCAACTGGCCACTACTGAGTGGCACATGCTTGCCATCAATGTAGCGGCAAACGTCGGCCTGAAGATCAACCGCACTCCAGCGCTCCAATCGGCGGCGACCGTTACCTTCCTGTAGTTCAGACAAAGGAAACGGCTCTTTAAGCCACTCCGGAGTATTCACATTGGCCTTCTTAACCCGGACATAAAGCAGCTCAGGAGGAATTATCGGACGAATTGCCTCACAAAAGAAGCTCCAACGCCCTTTAGCCCTAATGCTTTCTTCCGAACGCGACAACTCTACAAGAACTCGCCCCAACCCAAGCTCGTTGTTTCCCCACTGCCGCCGACTTAGAAAAATCTGTCGGTATTTTATCCGGCGTGGGAATCGTGGTGGCGGGGGAAAAGTGGTGTAGGTTTCACCAGGGCTGCTTACCGCAAGCAAGCGATTAATAACAGGGCGACCATTCACTGGATCTCGCAGACCGTCGCGGTCGTCGTGGAGCAAAGATTCAACAATGTGAGCCAGCGACTGGCTTTTCCCTACACCGTTTTTCCCGATTACGACCGCGATACGCTTGGGCAGAGGTCCATCATTTTCAAATCGAAAATCGATTTCATGGTTTGTTTGAAATGTTGGTAATTTGAAACTCAGGTGTAATTGATTCGAGATGCCAGCCAGTTCTTCTGCAGCTAGTCCGCCAAGCAAAGACTCCGCATTTCTCAGCGCAAAAAATGTCTCAGAATTCCTCATGAATGAGAAATTAAACTGATTGCTATTCATGGCTTCGTTTAGCCAATTAGGGGGTGGTTGGGTTCGGCCGGCAACAACCAAGTCATTGATGCTCGCCAACAACCCACGCGCTCGTGAACCATCTAAAGCACCAATCAGTTTACGATAAGACTCCATGTCCGGTTGCAGCGTGTAGAATTCCGGCACATCGGAAGCTTTTAACATTTCGCCTGAATTCATCTGCCCCAACAAATGCTCAACAGCGTCTGCGGGACTACGGAAATCCTCCCCCTCATCCACGAATCCCAAATGAAGATGCCCTTCAATGGGGGGCACATCATGGAGCATTATTTGGTACCTAAAGAGGGTTCTTTGGCCAAACTCATTTGGGGGCTCGGAAGCAGGTGCCAAAACGATGGCAGGCTTTTGCAGATAAGGGACACTAGCGGGAGCGTGGACAAAGACGATGTGATATTCCGGTTCGGTTTCAGGCCCAAAAGTTCCGCGCAATCTGTGCAAATGCGGTAAAAGACCGTCGCGCAAAGCGGCGTCGAATTCCCGCTTATTGCGA contains these protein-coding regions:
- a CDS encoding DUF4062 domain-containing protein, with protein sequence MSEKRIFVSSLFTEFAQEREALKQFIDRDERMRDFFELFLSEDSSNQITGQSFIAAIDRCDIFIGLIGKKAGPVISDEKTAVELEFEQALSTKKLCLIFVKGLNDSGRDVRMTALIRKAGAQLLYRRFRNKREFDAALRDGLLPHLHRLRGTFGPETEPEYHIVFVHAPASVPYLQKPAIVLAPASEPPNEFGQRTLFRYQIMLHDVPPIEGHLHLGFVDEGEDFRSPADAVEHLLGQMNSGEMLKASDVPEFYTLQPDMESYRKLIGALDGSRARGLLASINDLVVAGRTQPPPNWLNEAMNSNQFNFSFMRNSETFFALRNAESLLGGLAAEELAGISNQLHLSFKLPTFQTNHEIDFRFENDGPLPKRIAVVIGKNGVGKSQSLAHIVESLLHDDRDGLRDPVNGRPVINRLLAVSSPGETYTTFPPPPRFPRRIKYRQIFLSRRQWGNNELGLGRVLVELSRSEESIRAKGRWSFFCEAIRPIIPPELLYVRVKKANVNTPEWLKEPFPLSELQEGNGRRRLERWSAVDLQADVCRYIDGKHVPLSSGQLTFIRFAIQACLYIENGTLILCDEPETHLHPNFISDFVRLLDKLLEETGSVAILATHSAYFVREVTRSQVIVLRQVADNQIEAVTPRLKTLGADIGEISHFVFEDAYFGSLLAQVRAHLVAKPGQAPKVMKLLEEEVSTEALMSLQRADLTKAK